From a single Armigeres subalbatus isolate Guangzhou_Male unplaced genomic scaffold, GZ_Asu_2 Contig273, whole genome shotgun sequence genomic region:
- the LOC134203861 gene encoding histone H4 produces the protein MTGRGKGGKGLGKGGAKRHRKVLRDNIQGITKPAIRRLARRGGVKRISGLIYEETRGVLKVFLENVIRDAVTYTEHAKRKTVTAMDVVYALKRQGRTLYGFGG, from the coding sequence ATGACTGGCCGTGGCAAAGGAGGCAAAGGACTCGGAAAGGGTGGCGCCAAGCGTCATCGCAAGGTTTTGCGTGATAACATCCAAGGTATCACTAAGCCCGCCATCCGCCGTCTGGCTCGTCGTGGTGGAGTCAAGCGCATCTCCGGTCTCATCTACGAGGAAACCCGTGGTGTGTTGAAGGTGTTCCTGGAAAATGTCATCCGTGATGCCGTCACGTACACTGAACACGCCAAGCGCAAGACCGTTACCGCCATGGATGTCGTCTACGCTCTGAAGCGTCAGGGACGTACCCTGTACGGTTTCGGAGGCTAA